One Eriocheir sinensis breed Jianghai 21 chromosome 32, ASM2467909v1, whole genome shotgun sequence genomic region harbors:
- the LOC127006432 gene encoding sialidase-like, producing the protein MRITARELQISSKREMVPQVGGFLPIAGSRSNETESERTCSSPSVTSSTSANESPSVACASSANESPSPLPPANESPSVTSSTLANESPSVTSSTPANESPSVTSSTPANESPSVTSSTSANESPSVTSSTSANESPSVTSSTSANESPSVTSSTPANESPSVTSSTDANEYPSVTSSTPAKESPSITSSTPANESPSVTSSTPANESPSVTSSTPANESPSVTSSTSANESPSVTSSTPANESPSVTSSTPANESPSVTSSTPANESPSVTSSTSVNESPSVTSSTPANEPPSVTSSTPANESPSVTSSTSANESPSVTSSTPANESPSVTSSTPANESPSVTSSTPANESPSVTSSTPANESPSHIHAPHASSTLPTNTTRAPRAHRARMEGTAGPAAASMLHNLEK; encoded by the exons TCCCCTTCcgtcacctcttccacctctgcCAACGAGTCCCCTTCCGTCGCCTGTGCCTCCTCTGCCAACGAgtccccttcacctcttccccctgCCAACGAGTCCCCTTCAGTCACCTCTTCCACCCTTGCCAATGAATCCCCTTCAGTCACATCTTCCACCCCTGCCAACGAGTCCCCTTCCGTCACCTCTTCCACCCCTGCCAACGAGTCCCCTTCAgtcacctcttccacctctgcCAACGAGTCCCCTTCcgtcacctcttccacctctgcCAACGAGTCCCCTTCcgtcacctcttccacctctgcCAACGAGTCCCCTTCCGTCACCTCTTCCACCCCTGCCAACGAGTCCCCTTCAGTCACCTCTTCCACCGATGCCAATGAGTACCCTTCAGTCACCTCTTCCACCCCTGCCAAAgagtccccttccatcacctcttccaccCCTGCCAACGAGTCCCCTTCCGTCACCTCTTCCACCCCTGCCAACGAGTCCCCTTCAGTCACCTCTTCCACCCCTGCCAACGAGTCCCCTTCcgtcacctcttccacctctgcCAACGAGTCCCCTTCCGTCACCTCTTCCACCCCTGCCAACGAGTCCCCTTCCGTCACCTCTTCCACCCCTGCCAACGAGTCCCCTTCCGTCACCTCTTCCACCCCTGCCAACGAGTCCCCTTCcgtcacctcttccacctctgtCAACGAGTCCCCTTCCGTCACCTCTTCCACCCCTGCCAATGAGCCCCCTTCCGTCACCTCTTCCACCCCTGCCAACGAGTCCCCTTCcgtcacctcttccacctctgcCAACGAGTCCCCTTCCGTCACCTCTTCCACCCCTGCCAACGAGTCCCCTTCAGTCACCTCTTCCACCCCTGCCAACGAGTCCCCTTCAGTCACCTCTTCCACCCCTGCCAACGAGTCCCCTTCAGTCACCTCTTCCACCCCTGCCAACGAGTCCCCTTCACACATTCACGCCCCCCATGCCTCCTCCACCCTGCCAACGA ATACCACGAGAGCGCCGCGAGCCCACCGCGCACGCATGGAGGGCACCGCCGGGCCCGCCGCTGCCTCCATGCTGCACAACCTTGAAAAGTGA